A stretch of Phragmites australis chromosome 12, lpPhrAust1.1, whole genome shotgun sequence DNA encodes these proteins:
- the LOC133886356 gene encoding uncharacterized protein LOC133886356 has translation MRAMQDELRTLRQATSAAGAPTGAASGTAPIADGPISGVSLMQWVGMKLDSFDGSGTPVHAADWLSYVEDKMEAFDVLAHDRVRYGFERRFYPVTFLDRMKIDLNAYTQDKKSVAEYEVGFNQIVRFVPHVAHDEVEKAKHFCQGLKHSIRQVLGAFPVVDFRTTIEQALGVEMQQVYTADLQKTSGGEQSRGQSDRKGHSGGPVHKKGKFQRHQPYRGKSSQSSASGGSAPQYRAIPKPGLGLVCFRCGYAHCRVECQWIGRCSICGMDHKDVVCRKNPNGKVRWEPVSSSSASHSSSTVQMMAATSSAQQHLPAPPTLQCLPAPSTQQYLPMPVYPHFSFVSEGFVVRASLSMQKISQSIVVSSARGLISSSSVCPGCAIHLADETFVANLVAPSGREVVFQGSAVKYTLSLLCQLFPNRWTRKSGVLLVMVDDRKVALHVEDIPVVCRYSDVFPDELPGVPPERDSVFEIKLVPGMQPIYRTMYRMAPVEQVELKKQLDDLLAKGFIRPSKSPWAFLVLFVEKKDGSKRLCVDYRALNQVTIKNKYPLHRIDALFDQLRGAKVFSKIDLNSGYHQIRIKEEDIEKTAFITRYGHYEYVVMSFGLTNAPAIFMEAMNKILHEYLDDFIVVFIDDILIYSKSDEEHERHLSLVLDALWKNKFYAKLKKCAFWLPEVSFLGHVINQHGITVDPKNVASVVEWQRPTSVTELRSFLGLL, from the exons ATGCGGGCAATGCAGGACGAGTTGAGGACGTTGAGGCAGGCTACCTCTGCTGCTGGTGCCCCTACGGGCGCTGCTTCTGGCACTGCTCCTATTGCAGATGGTCCTATCAGCGGTGTTTCTCTCATGCAGTGGGTTGGCATGAAGCTAGATAGTTTTGACGGCAGTGGTACTCCGGTTCATGCTGCTGATTGGCTATCGTATGTGGAGGACAAGATGGAGGCTTttgatgtgttggctcacgatcGTGTTCGTTACGGG TTTGAGAGGAGGTTCTACCCGGTGACTTTCCTGGATAGGATGAAGATTGATCTGAATGCCTATACGCAGGATAAGAAGTCAGTTGCAGAGTATGAAGTAGGCTTCAATCAGATTGTCCGCTTCGTCCCACACGTGGCGCATGACGAGGTAGAGAAGGCAAAACACTTTTGTCAAGGTCTTAAGCATTCGATCCGCCAAGTGTTGGGTGCTTTTCCAGTGGTTGACTTCCGCACTACAATCGAACAGGCTTTAGGTGTGGAGATGCAGCAGGTGTACACTGCTGACTTGCAGAAGACTTCAGGTGGTGAGCAGTCTCGCGGTCAGAGCGATAGGAAGGGCCATTCTGGTGGCCCTGTTCACAAGAAGGGGAAGTTCCAGCGTCACCAGCCATACCGCGGCAAGTCTTCTCAGTCCAGTGCTTCAGGAGGGAGCGCACCTCAGTACCGGGCTATTCCCAAGCCTGGCTTGGGGCTGGTGTGCTTCCGGTGTGGCTATGCGCACTGTCGTGTGGAGTGTCAATGGATCGGCAGGTGTTCTATCTGTGGCATGGATCACAAGGACGTGGTCTGTAGGAAGAATCCCAATGGGAAGGTGCGTTGGGAGCCAgtgtcttcttcttcagcttcacATTCTAGTAGCACCGTCCAGATGATGGCGGCGACCTCCTCTGCACAGCAACACCTTCCTGCGCCGCCCACTTTGCAGTGCTTGCCAGCGCCTTCCACTCAGCAGTACCTGCCCATGCCAGTCTACCCTCA CTTCTCGTTTGTCTCGGAGGGTTTTGTGGTTCGTGCTAGTCTTTCTATGCAGAAGATTAGTCAGTCTATTGTTGTCAGTTCTGCTAGAGGTCTCATCTCCAGTTCTTCTGTTTGCCCCGGATGTGCTATTCATCTTGCTGATGAAACCTTTGttgctaatctggtg GCACCGTCGGGTCGAGAGGTGGTCTTTCAAGGGAGTGCGGTGAAGTACACTCTCTCTTTGTTGTGCCAGTTGTTTCCTAATCGTTGGACTCGAAAGTCTGGCGTTCTTTTGGTGATGGTCGATGATCGCAAGGTTGCCTTGCACGTGGAGGATatcccagtggtgtgtcgctacTCTGATGTTTTTCCTGATGAACTTCCAGGTGTGCCCCCTGAGCGTGATTCAGTTTTTGAGATCAAGTTGGTTCCTGGCATGCAACCTATCTATAGAACTATGTATCGGATGGCTCCAGTGGAGcaggtggagttgaagaagcagttaGATGATCTTCTTGCTAAGGGATTCATCAGACCTAGTAAGTCACCTTGGGCTTTCCTGGTGTtgtttgtggagaagaaggatggctCTAAGAGGCTATGTGTGGATTATCGTGCTCTTAATCaggtgaccatcaagaataagtatcctctGCATCGTATTGATGCTCTCTTTGATCAGTTAAGAGGTGCTAAGgtattttccaagattgatttgaactctgggtatcaccagataaGGATTAAGGaggaggatattgagaagactGCTTTTATCACGAGGTATGGGCATTATGAGTATgttgttatgtcttttggactaacgaatgccCCTGCTATCTTTATGGAAGCGATGAATAAGATATTGCATGAGTACTTGGATGACTTCATTGtcgttttcatcgatgatattttgatctactcCAAGTCCGATGAGGAGCATGAGCGTCATCTTAGTCTTGTTTTGGATGCTCTCTGGAAGAATAAGTTCTATGCAAAGTTGAAGAAATGTGCTTTCTGGCTTCCTGAAGTGAGCTTCCTTGGGCATGTGATTAATCAGCATGGTATTACTGTTGATCCTAAGAATGTTGCGTCAGTGGTGGAATGGCAAAGGCCAACCAGTGTGACGGAGCTACGGAGCTTCCTTG GACTTCTCTAG